In one Butyrivibrio proteoclasticus B316 genomic region, the following are encoded:
- a CDS encoding M42 family metallopeptidase, with protein MAVKKTTGKTSKTTKKIDLTKYTDFIVEETLALLNIDSPTGYTEEAAAWVKKEFEKLGFKAAQTNKGGIIVDLTGKDKENGLLLEAHTDTLGGMVATIKGNGRLQLTNLGGMNPNNAETENVRVVTKFNGIYEGTFQLNNASIHVNGEYDDIKRKWDTCEVVLDEDVKTKEETEKLGVSVGDIVCFEPNARVTKSGYIKSRFLDDKLSVGILLGLAKYIKENKVTPKRALYAHITVYEEVGHGGCGSVPEGCTEAISVDMGCVGEGLTCTEKQVSICAKDSGGPYSYEIVKALTKAAIDSGADYAVDIYPHYGSDVEATLRSGNDLRHGLIGAGVYASHGYERSHRDGAENTLRLLIQYSI; from the coding sequence ATGGCAGTAAAGAAAACAACAGGTAAAACCTCGAAAACAACAAAAAAGATCGATCTTACCAAATATACAGATTTTATTGTAGAAGAAACTTTAGCTCTTCTTAATATTGATTCACCTACAGGATACACTGAAGAGGCAGCTGCCTGGGTTAAAAAGGAATTTGAAAAGCTTGGCTTTAAGGCTGCTCAGACTAATAAGGGTGGAATTATCGTTGATCTTACCGGTAAAGATAAAGAAAATGGCCTTCTTTTAGAGGCTCATACTGATACTCTTGGTGGAATGGTAGCAACTATAAAGGGAAATGGAAGACTTCAGCTCACAAATCTTGGCGGAATGAATCCTAATAATGCGGAAACAGAAAATGTAAGAGTAGTTACCAAGTTTAACGGTATCTATGAGGGAACATTCCAGCTCAATAATGCTTCGATTCATGTAAATGGTGAATATGATGACATTAAGCGTAAATGGGATACCTGTGAAGTTGTTCTTGATGAAGATGTTAAGACCAAGGAAGAGACAGAAAAGCTTGGTGTTTCCGTTGGCGATATTGTATGCTTTGAGCCTAATGCCAGAGTAACAAAGTCTGGCTATATCAAGTCAAGATTCCTTGATGATAAGCTCAGCGTTGGAATACTTCTTGGACTTGCCAAGTATATCAAGGAAAACAAGGTTACACCTAAGAGAGCTCTTTATGCTCATATTACTGTATATGAAGAAGTTGGTCATGGCGGATGCGGAAGTGTACCGGAAGGTTGCACAGAGGCTATTTCTGTAGATATGGGTTGTGTAGGAGAGGGACTTACCTGCACAGAAAAACAGGTATCTATCTGTGCCAAGGACAGCGGTGGCCCTTACAGCTACGAGATAGTCAAGGCTCTTACCAAAGCGGCTATTGATAGCGGAGCAGACTATGCGGTTGATATTTACCCTCATTATGGAAGTGATGTAGAGGCTACACTTCGCTCAGGTAATGACTTAAGGCATGGCCTTATAGGTGCTGGTGTCTATGCTTCTCATGGCTATGAGAGAAGCCATAGAGACGGAGCAGAAAACACACTGCGCCTTCTTATTCAGTATTCAATCTGA
- a CDS encoding ABC transporter ATP-binding protein, giving the protein MQLVKKFLPYYKPYIGVFLLDLLCASILSVIDLAFPQFLRILRATLFLEAPDIILKRLGLIALLLVLMYAIRSLCRWYVTYQGHMMGAKMESGMRRDLFDKFEEFSFSYYDSHNTGEMMSKLVSDLFDISELAHHGPENIFISVVKIVGSFILLIRINVPMTLCLALVVVCMAVFAIFQNKKMRTTFRDNRKKIAGINSSLQDTLGGIRVVKSFTGEEIEKSKFDDSNIAFLDSKQANYRQMAIFNSGNNFFEGLMFITVLVAGGFFIAKGQMTGEDLAIYALYINIFINPVNVLVEFTEQLQKGLAGFERFIEVVETRPAIVDKENAAELKDVKGVIDYENVSFSYENDEAVLSNINLHVDAGKSVAIVGPSGGGKTTLCSLLPRFYDVTGGRVKIDGTDIRDVTQKSLRSFIGIVQQDVYLFNGTVKENIAYGRLDATMEEIVEAARNADLLEFIESLPNGFDTQVGERGARLSGGQKQRIAIARVFLKNPPILILDEATSALDNESERYIQESLDKLAYGRTTITIAHRLSTILGADEIIVLDEDGIKERGNHKELIKKGGLYEKYYRMQLGGI; this is encoded by the coding sequence ATGCAACTAGTTAAGAAGTTTTTGCCGTATTATAAACCCTACATTGGAGTTTTTTTGCTAGATCTTTTATGTGCATCTATTTTGTCTGTAATAGATCTTGCTTTTCCACAGTTTCTCAGAATATTAAGGGCCACGCTTTTTCTGGAGGCTCCGGATATTATATTAAAAAGGCTTGGCCTGATAGCTCTTTTGCTTGTGCTCATGTATGCTATAAGATCTCTTTGCAGATGGTATGTAACATATCAGGGACATATGATGGGAGCTAAGATGGAATCCGGTATGAGGAGAGATTTGTTTGATAAGTTCGAAGAATTCTCTTTTTCATATTACGACTCGCACAATACAGGTGAGATGATGAGTAAACTGGTTTCTGACCTGTTTGATATTTCCGAGCTGGCTCACCATGGACCTGAGAATATATTTATTTCTGTGGTGAAAATTGTTGGTTCATTTATTCTTCTTATCAGGATAAATGTTCCCATGACTCTCTGTCTTGCGCTGGTAGTTGTTTGCATGGCTGTTTTTGCTATCTTCCAGAATAAGAAGATGAGGACGACCTTTAGGGATAACAGGAAGAAAATAGCGGGCATTAATTCATCTCTTCAGGATACTCTTGGAGGTATTAGGGTTGTTAAGTCATTTACCGGTGAGGAAATCGAAAAGAGTAAATTTGATGACAGTAATATAGCTTTTCTTGATTCCAAACAGGCAAATTACAGGCAGATGGCTATTTTTAATTCTGGCAACAATTTCTTTGAGGGATTGATGTTTATCACCGTTCTTGTGGCCGGAGGTTTCTTTATTGCAAAAGGGCAGATGACCGGAGAAGACCTGGCAATTTATGCTCTGTATATCAATATATTTATCAATCCGGTAAATGTTTTGGTTGAGTTTACAGAGCAGCTGCAGAAAGGTCTTGCAGGATTTGAAAGATTCATAGAGGTTGTAGAGACAAGGCCTGCAATTGTAGATAAAGAAAATGCCGCTGAACTTAAAGACGTCAAGGGTGTTATTGATTATGAGAACGTTTCTTTTTCCTATGAAAATGATGAGGCAGTCCTCAGCAATATAAACCTTCATGTAGATGCAGGTAAATCCGTCGCTATTGTTGGACCATCAGGTGGTGGCAAGACTACTCTTTGTTCACTTTTGCCAAGATTTTATGATGTAACAGGCGGTAGAGTTAAGATAGATGGTACTGATATCAGAGATGTGACACAGAAATCTCTAAGATCTTTTATTGGTATAGTTCAGCAGGATGTATATCTTTTTAATGGAACGGTAAAAGAGAATATTGCTTATGGAAGACTTGATGCGACAATGGAAGAAATTGTGGAAGCAGCCAGAAATGCTGATCTTTTGGAATTCATAGAAAGCCTTCCAAATGGATTTGATACCCAGGTTGGAGAGAGGGGAGCAAGACTCTCTGGCGGTCAGAAACAGAGAATCGCAATAGCAAGAGTGTTCCTGAAGAATCCTCCAATACTGATTCTTGATGAAGCAACCAGTGCTCTTGATAATGAGAGTGAGCGTTATATTCAGGAAAGCCTGGATAAACTGGCTTATGGCAGGACTACAATAACGATTGCACACAGATTATCTACGATACTTGGAGCTGATGAGATAATCGTTCTTGATGAAGATGGAATCAAAGAGAGAGGAAATCACAAGGAACTGATCAAAAAAGGCGGACTGTATGAGAAATACTACCGCATGCAGCTAGGTGGAATTTAA
- a CDS encoding Rqc2 family fibronectin-binding protein: MAFDGITIANLTRDFSDRLTGGRIYKIAQTESDELFITVKLSFENAEKYGIKQEKLVLSADASLPLAYLSDESKQSPMTAPNFCMLLRKHIQNGRIMSVTQPGGLERIIRFEVEHLDEMGDLRHKVLLIEIMGKYSNIIFTDENNVIIDSIKHIPASVSSVREVLPGREYFIPSQDKANPLATTADEFSSCVLSKGMPLFKAIYSSYTGLSPIIAQEICYRSGVDADKSAIALDTAESIAVYRAFSDVMDLVRNGSFSPVVVYEDDAPKEYASIPLTLYGMSAGLSAQESAINNQASDLNGYSYKEYESISDLLQSYYAEKNVVTRIRQKSVDLRKIVQTSLERNVRKYDLQLKQMKDSEKKDKYRIYGELLTVYGYSAEPGAEKITVNDYNTGKDVTITLDPTLTPSQNAKKYFDKYTKLKRTAEALEEQMKETKEAIDQLESIQNALEIAQKEADLAQIKQELADSGYIKSHNTGKNGRKEKITSKPFHYLSSDGFDIYVGKNNIQNDELTFKTANGGDWWFHAKKIPGSHVVLITGGKEVPDRAFEEAAALAAYYSKGKVQEKVEIDYVMRKEVKKPGGAKPGFVVYYTNYSMAISPDISALKLISD; encoded by the coding sequence ATGGCTTTTGATGGAATTACTATAGCAAACCTGACAAGAGATTTTAGCGACAGATTAACAGGAGGTCGCATATATAAAATAGCCCAGACCGAGAGTGATGAGCTCTTTATTACTGTTAAACTCTCTTTTGAGAATGCAGAGAAATATGGAATTAAGCAGGAGAAGCTGGTTCTTTCAGCTGATGCTTCTCTCCCGCTTGCTTATCTGTCTGATGAAAGCAAGCAGTCACCAATGACTGCCCCTAACTTCTGTATGCTCCTTAGAAAGCATATCCAGAATGGCCGCATCATGTCAGTCACGCAGCCGGGCGGACTTGAGAGAATTATCCGCTTTGAAGTAGAACATCTTGATGAAATGGGTGATCTTCGCCACAAGGTTCTTTTGATTGAGATAATGGGTAAGTACAGTAATATTATCTTCACTGATGAAAACAATGTCATCATCGACAGCATCAAGCATATACCTGCTTCTGTCAGTTCAGTCAGAGAGGTTTTACCTGGGCGAGAATATTTTATTCCTTCACAGGATAAGGCTAACCCCCTTGCTACAACAGCAGATGAGTTTTCTTCCTGTGTACTTAGTAAGGGAATGCCTCTTTTTAAGGCAATTTATTCAAGCTATACCGGTTTATCTCCCATTATTGCGCAGGAGATTTGCTATCGAAGTGGCGTAGATGCTGACAAATCCGCAATTGCGCTTGATACAGCAGAATCCATTGCAGTATACAGAGCATTTAGTGATGTGATGGATTTGGTAAGAAACGGCTCTTTTTCTCCTGTTGTAGTATATGAAGATGATGCTCCAAAAGAATATGCTTCTATCCCGCTCACTCTATATGGTATGAGCGCAGGACTATCTGCGCAGGAATCTGCAATTAACAATCAGGCTTCTGATTTAAATGGATACTCCTACAAGGAATATGAGTCTATTTCTGACCTTTTGCAAAGCTACTATGCCGAAAAAAATGTTGTAACCAGAATACGACAGAAATCAGTTGACCTTAGAAAAATAGTACAGACTTCACTTGAAAGAAATGTCCGCAAATATGATCTGCAGCTCAAGCAAATGAAGGACAGTGAAAAGAAGGACAAGTACAGAATATACGGAGAACTCCTTACTGTATATGGTTATAGCGCAGAACCCGGAGCTGAAAAGATAACTGTCAATGACTACAATACAGGAAAAGATGTGACTATAACTCTTGATCCTACCCTCACTCCAAGTCAGAATGCCAAAAAGTATTTTGACAAATACACCAAGTTAAAGCGAACCGCTGAAGCCTTAGAAGAACAGATGAAGGAAACAAAAGAAGCCATTGACCAGCTTGAATCAATTCAGAATGCTTTGGAGATAGCCCAAAAGGAAGCCGATCTTGCTCAGATCAAGCAGGAGCTTGCTGACAGCGGATATATCAAATCTCACAACACAGGCAAAAACGGCAGGAAAGAAAAAATCACAAGTAAGCCTTTTCACTATCTTAGTAGTGATGGATTTGATATTTATGTCGGAAAAAACAATATCCAGAATGATGAGCTCACCTTCAAAACAGCAAATGGCGGTGACTGGTGGTTTCATGCCAAGAAGATTCCCGGATCTCACGTTGTTCTGATAACAGGCGGAAAAGAAGTTCCGGACAGAGCCTTCGAAGAAGCAGCAGCACTTGCAGCCTACTATTCAAAGGGAAAGGTTCAGGAGAAGGTTGAAATTGACTATGTTATGAGAAAAGAAGTCAAAAAACCCGGAGGAGCCAAGCCCGGATTTGTAGTTTATTACACCAACTACTCCATGGCAATTTCACCTGATATTTCTGCGCTAAAGCTTATCAGCGATTGA